From the Pseudarthrobacter sp. MM222 genome, one window contains:
- the ligD gene encoding non-homologous end-joining DNA ligase yields the protein MAREETTLTVNSPHGPREVRLSSPSRVVWPELGLTKLDLAQYMVDVGDAFLAANGDRPVTLQRFGGNIDGEQFFSKNPPKGAPDFVRSVMVKYPSARSHPQIVFDDVAAAVWAVQMNTVVFHPWASRAGNPDNPDQLRIDLDPQPGTGFEDAIPAAQELRSVLAEAGLEAFIKTSGNRGLHVYAPVEPTREFLEVRHAVIGAARELERRMPEKVTTAWWKEERGRRIFVDFNQANRDRTIAGAYSPRALPGATVSCPIGWEELGNADPKDFTILSVPERLKTTGDPWADMHAKPGTIDVLLKWWEKDVAAGLGELPFPPDFPKMPGEPSRVQPSRARAKD from the coding sequence ATGGCCAGGGAAGAAACCACACTCACCGTCAACAGCCCGCACGGCCCGCGCGAGGTGCGGCTGTCGAGCCCGTCCAGGGTCGTTTGGCCGGAGCTCGGCCTGACCAAACTGGACCTCGCCCAATACATGGTTGATGTCGGGGACGCGTTCCTGGCGGCCAACGGCGACCGCCCGGTGACCCTCCAGCGGTTCGGCGGCAACATCGACGGCGAACAGTTCTTCTCGAAGAATCCGCCCAAGGGCGCACCGGACTTCGTCCGCTCGGTCATGGTGAAGTACCCCAGCGCACGCTCCCACCCGCAGATCGTGTTCGACGACGTTGCGGCCGCGGTCTGGGCCGTGCAGATGAACACCGTCGTGTTCCATCCCTGGGCATCCAGGGCGGGCAATCCGGACAACCCGGATCAACTCCGGATCGATCTTGACCCGCAGCCCGGAACCGGTTTCGAGGACGCCATCCCGGCGGCCCAGGAACTGCGCTCGGTGCTGGCCGAAGCCGGGCTGGAGGCGTTCATCAAGACCTCCGGGAACCGCGGGCTGCACGTCTACGCCCCGGTCGAGCCCACCCGGGAGTTTCTGGAAGTCCGGCATGCCGTGATCGGGGCGGCCCGCGAACTGGAGCGGCGCATGCCCGAAAAGGTCACCACTGCATGGTGGAAGGAGGAGCGCGGCCGCCGGATCTTCGTCGACTTCAACCAGGCGAACCGGGACCGCACCATCGCGGGCGCCTACAGCCCGCGTGCCCTCCCCGGCGCCACCGTCTCCTGCCCGATCGGATGGGAGGAACTCGGGAACGCCGATCCGAAGGACTTCACCATCCTCAGCGTCCCCGAGCGGCTGAAGACCACGGGGGATCCCTGGGCAGACATGCATGCAAAACCGGGAACCATCGATGTCCTCCTCAAATGGTGGGAGAAGGACGTAGCCGCCGGACTGGGCGAACTTCCGTTCCCGCCGGACTTCCCGAAGATGCCCGGCGAACCGTCCAGGGTCCAGCCCAGCCGGGCCCGAGCCAAGGACTAA
- a CDS encoding alkaline phosphatase family protein, translating into MSRNATTPPGAKAPASASLLILAVILAVTAAACTPMPTPTPAPTAGQRAGTPGHVFIINLENKGYDKIWDAGSAAPYLSTTLRAQGVLLSQYYGIAHHSNPNYLAQISGQGSNAMTRDDCPTYGPLTQTGEASPGQVKGTGCVYPASVPTVAGQLRSAGKSWKGYMEDMKTPCRHPELGARDNDQKAKVGDQYATRHNPFVYFEEVTSSPDCRANVVDFSELAADLRSVETTPALSYITPNLCHDGHDNPCVDGSTGGLVSADAWLGEQIPRILESPAFKKDGMLVITFDEAEDSSGGPSGIPGGTAGGRVGALVLSPFIKGGTTSDRLYNHFSLQASVEDIFSLPRLGYAGAAGLNSFGNDVFNGRS; encoded by the coding sequence ATGAGCCGGAACGCCACAACACCTCCGGGCGCCAAGGCCCCGGCGAGCGCATCCTTGCTGATTTTGGCAGTGATTCTTGCCGTGACAGCGGCGGCCTGCACGCCGATGCCGACGCCGACGCCAGCGCCGACGGCGGGCCAACGCGCCGGGACTCCCGGGCACGTGTTCATCATCAATCTTGAGAACAAGGGCTACGACAAGATCTGGGATGCCGGCTCCGCGGCCCCGTACTTGTCCACAACCCTTCGCGCCCAGGGTGTGCTGCTCTCCCAGTACTACGGCATCGCCCACCATTCCAACCCGAACTACCTCGCCCAGATTTCCGGACAGGGCTCAAATGCCATGACCCGGGACGATTGCCCGACCTACGGGCCCCTCACGCAGACCGGGGAAGCATCTCCGGGCCAGGTTAAGGGCACCGGCTGCGTCTATCCGGCATCGGTGCCGACGGTAGCGGGACAGCTCCGCTCCGCGGGAAAGAGCTGGAAAGGCTACATGGAGGACATGAAGACTCCGTGCCGGCACCCCGAACTCGGCGCCAGGGACAACGATCAGAAGGCGAAGGTCGGCGACCAGTACGCCACCCGTCACAACCCGTTTGTGTACTTTGAGGAGGTCACCTCCTCCCCGGATTGCCGGGCGAACGTCGTCGACTTCAGCGAGCTCGCGGCGGACCTGCGATCCGTCGAGACCACCCCGGCGCTGTCCTACATCACACCAAATCTGTGTCACGACGGCCACGATAATCCCTGCGTCGATGGAAGCACCGGCGGGCTGGTCAGCGCGGACGCGTGGCTGGGCGAGCAGATTCCGCGGATTCTGGAATCACCGGCGTTCAAGAAGGACGGGATGCTCGTCATCACCTTCGATGAAGCCGAAGACAGCTCCGGCGGTCCATCAGGGATACCGGGCGGCACGGCCGGCGGCCGCGTCGGCGCACTCGTGCTCTCACCCTTCATCAAAGGCGGCACGACGTCGGACCGGCTGTACAACCATTTCAGTCTCCAGGCCAGCGTTGAGGACATCTTTTCGCTGCCGCGGCTCGGATATGCCGGGGCAGCGGGGCTGAACAGCTTCGGGAACGACGTCTTCAACGGCCGGTCCTGA